A region of the Nitrospirota bacterium genome:
ATCTCGCGCTCTTTCTCGATGACGTTCATGATCTGCGTGCTCACGATGTTGAAGGCGGCAACCAGCACGATGAGGGTGAGGATGACGAACATGACCAGCTTCTCCAGCTTGAGCGCGCTGAAGAGGTTCCTGTTCATGTCTATCCAGTCCCGGGTATGGAAGGGAAAGCCCAGTTTCCTCTCCAGGCTCGTGCCCACGTCCCCGGCTTTAAAGATGTCCTTGACCTTCACCTCAAGCCCCGTCACTCCGGTCCCCAGGTCGAAGAACTCCTGGGCCGGCCCCAGGGCCGTGAGGGCCAGGTTGCTGTCGTACTCGAACATCCCCACCTCGAAGACCCCCACCACGACAAACTTCTTCACCCGGGGGAGGTTGCCCAGGGGGCCCATCCCGCCGAAGGGGGAGACCACGCGCACCTCATCGCCCTCGCGCACCCCCAGGTGCTCGGCAAGCTCCATCCCCAGGACGATGCCCGGCCGTTCCCCCTCGCGGCCCGCGCCGAGGGCCAGGAGGGAGCCCTCCTTCATGTGTGATTGGAAATCCGTGGTCTTTTGCTCAAGCTCGGGCTCGACACCCCGCACGTAGACTCCCTGGGCCCGCCCGCCCGCCGAGAGCATGGCCTGCCCGAGGACGAAGGGGGA
Encoded here:
- a CDS encoding lipoprotein-releasing ABC transporter permease subunit, with the protein product MNFPFQIFVALRYLKSRKRHRSLSLNTVISVAGVAVGVMALLTVISVMSGFHEDLRKKILGVNTDLVVLNLTGEIEDYQGLIERVRENPEVVSASPFVLGQAMLSAGGRAQGVYVRGVEPELEQKTTDFQSHMKEGSLLALGAGREGERPGIVLGMELAEHLGVREGDEVRVVSPFGGMGPLGNLPRVKKFVVVGVFEVGMFEYDSNLALTALGPAQEFFDLGTGVTGLEVKVKDIFKAGDVGTSLERKLGFPFHTRDWIDMNRNLFSALKLEKLVMFVILTLIVLVAAFNIVSTQIMNVIEKEREIAILKAMGASRRSIMSIFMLQGFLIGLVGTAIGLGGGWLLTWLLNTYHIIKLPADVYYLSHLPAKINPLDFTTVSVSAIVISFLATVYPAWQAGRLDPVEPLRYE